The following DNA comes from Scomber scombrus chromosome 7, fScoSco1.1, whole genome shotgun sequence.
GCCATACCATCTGACGATACTCCGATACAGCTCACTCTGTTGTCATGACCAGCCAGCACTCCTGAACCGCcacacagatgaaaaaacacaacgttAGCTGGAAAAAGTACCACTGAAAATACTAAATTAGAGCACTCGATCCCATTTCAGGTGTTGAACCCTGGAAAAAAATCAGTTGCTCAATTCACGTCACCTCTGTTTTCCACCTGTACTCACCTACTCTCTCAGCTTTCAGTGAGTCCCAGATATTAACGTTGAAGTCATCGTAGCCGGCCAGAATCAGGCGTCCAGACAAAGATGGGGCCAGAGAGGTCACACCACACATGATGCTGGAATCCTGGTAGGTAATCAGGTCCTGGTCGGCTCTCAGGTCATGCAGCTTACAGGTGGCATCATCCGATCCTGTTATCACTGCGTTACCATTGGGGAAGAACTGAAGACatggaaagaggaaaataaaataatgaaaacttgGTCTGCTTTGAAGGGAAAAAAGTCTCCATACAGAACTAAAATCTTCCTCGTCCTCACCCCGATTGCATTGATGTCACTCTCATGGCCTCCAAAGGTCTGTCTGCATGTAGCCTCCCGGATGTCCCACAGCTTGGCCGTGAAGTCACATGCTCCTGAGATGAAAAACTTGAAGTCTGGGGACACGGCCAGGGACATGCAGTCTCCCTGGTGTCCTGCGAAGATGGTCTTTTGGGTCCCTGTCTCAATGTCCCATAGTACACTACAAGGAACAAGGAGGatatattttggttttaacAACAGGCAGGAACAAGGTAGTACCCTTAAATTAAATTCTATCTTTATATTATTACCAAGTGCAGTCTCCAGAGCTGGTGATGATCTCACTGTCACTAATGAAACGACAGCAGGACAGGTAACCTGGGTAACCAAAGATAGTCTATATGAAGCTCCACATAACACAGTTGACTAAAATGTGATCCAAGAACTCAAGtccaatataaaaacattagtAACTTTAAAGAGACTTAGTTAC
Coding sequences within:
- the gnb3a gene encoding guanine nucleotide-binding protein G(I)/G(S)/G(T) subunit beta-3a gives rise to the protein MGEMEELRKEAESLKDQITAARKAVQDTTLQEAAAGITVVGRVQLKTRKTLRGHLAKIYAMHWGTDTTLCVSASQDGKLIVWDSITTNKVSAIPLKSSWVMTCAYAPSGNLVACGGLDNMCSIYNLKGKDGNVKVMRELAAHTGYLSCCRFISDSEIITSSGDCTCVLWDIETGTQKTIFAGHQGDCMSLAVSPDFKFFISGACDFTAKLWDIREATCRQTFGGHESDINAIGFFPNGNAVITGSDDATCKLHDLRADQDLITYQDSSIMCGVTSLAPSLSGRLILAGYDDFNVNIWDSLKAERVGVLAGHDNRVSCIGVSSDGMACCTGSWDSFLKIWN